The genome window CAGTCATTTCTGTTGCTACGTCCACGTCGGAGATACGGGACTCAGAAGCCTGAAGGTTTTCTTTCTGAATAGACACGTTTTCAATGGTAGCGCTAAGGCGGTTCTGTGTGGAACCAAGTTCTGCACGGATTTTATCTTTACGA of Halodesulfovibrio sp. contains these proteins:
- a CDS encoding flagellin, whose translation is RKDKIRAELGSTQNRLSATIENVSIQKENLQASESRISDVDVATEMTEFNRTQIMTNAAVSMLAQANSLPKMAQKLLDAR